In Pyxidicoccus trucidator, a single window of DNA contains:
- a CDS encoding PHP domain-containing protein, whose product DLIKTVKEKGMSSVAVTDHGNMFGAIDFYKKAKDAGIKPILGMEAYVAGAKGREDRSEKVNHHLILVAKNAEGYANLRYLSSTAYMQGFYYHPRIDKKVLAEHSKGLFALTACLGGEVTSACFRGDMDHARRA is encoded by the coding sequence GACCTCATCAAGACGGTGAAGGAGAAGGGGATGTCGAGTGTCGCCGTGACGGACCACGGCAACATGTTCGGAGCCATCGACTTCTACAAGAAGGCCAAGGACGCCGGCATCAAGCCCATCCTCGGCATGGAGGCGTACGTCGCGGGCGCCAAGGGTCGCGAGGACCGCTCGGAGAAGGTCAACCACCACCTCATCCTGGTGGCGAAGAACGCGGAGGGCTACGCGAACCTGCGCTACCTGTCCTCGACCGCGTACATGCAGGGGTTCTACTACCACCCCCGCATCGACAAGAAGGTCCTCGCCGAGCACAGCAAGGGGCTCTTCGCGCTGACGGCGTGCCTGGGTGGTGAGGTGACGAGCGCGTGCTTCCGTGGGGACATGGACCACGCCCGCCGCGC